A DNA window from Nitrospira sp. contains the following coding sequences:
- a CDS encoding hypothetical protein (Evidence 5 : Unknown function; MaGe:77307733), which produces MKLGLITLGIIWICAVNIALGANASDPCQPALMPTIDQSSSDYASLQSYMSINAEREYERLEKLDQQGKEASASYKYFEAEYKDSKTRSDFRLKVRDRLNTERFYATESEAKTGYRKYLTPHQLLEWGKCIQTEANAGGLLLEINHLSQQSFALKVTYRPPQTIAGGRLKLSATGGLIDGKPLIELDTNGTASPTYTVTRDGESPEALITGNYRAGISDSILVKWIAPAPSITVHSITTTLVLCSNSSIGVDPLCDHINNSHFVNEKNLVLLCSSGITRLADGHHGSDRIPNLPDGAEVISVSPVGLHSIPNEHGPKFTVKVERGPAAPKSETLTAYCKSTRDDVGKETSNVTILYTTPNKP; this is translated from the coding sequence ATGAAATTAGGCCTGATCACTTTGGGCATCATATGGATATGCGCTGTTAACATAGCATTGGGCGCTAACGCATCAGATCCTTGCCAACCAGCCCTTATGCCAACAATTGATCAATCAAGCTCAGACTACGCCAGCCTTCAGTCTTATATGAGCATCAACGCAGAAAGAGAATACGAACGCCTTGAGAAATTAGATCAGCAGGGCAAGGAGGCGTCGGCCTCCTACAAGTACTTTGAAGCTGAATATAAAGACTCCAAGACTAGGTCTGATTTCAGATTGAAAGTAAGGGACCGATTAAACACTGAAAGATTTTACGCGACTGAGTCAGAAGCGAAGACAGGCTACAGGAAATATCTCACCCCCCACCAACTTTTAGAATGGGGCAAGTGCATTCAGACGGAAGCGAATGCCGGAGGGTTACTACTAGAAATAAACCACTTATCCCAACAGTCATTTGCACTGAAGGTCACCTACAGGCCCCCACAAACGATAGCTGGTGGCAGACTGAAACTTTCCGCCACAGGAGGCTTGATTGATGGAAAGCCTTTGATCGAGCTAGACACTAACGGAACTGCTAGCCCAACTTACACCGTAACTAGAGACGGTGAAAGCCCGGAGGCTCTTATCACTGGGAACTATCGTGCTGGCATATCTGACAGTATTCTTGTAAAGTGGATCGCCCCTGCGCCTTCCATTACAGTCCATTCAATAACTACAACACTAGTTCTTTGTTCCAATTCTTCCATTGGGGTAGACCCTCTTTGCGATCACATCAACAACTCTCATTTTGTTAACGAGAAAAATCTTGTCCTATTGTGCTCGTCTGGCATCACTAGGCTAGCCGACGGTCATCACGGATCGGATCGCATACCCAACCTTCCTGATGGCGCTGAAGTTATTTCCGTGAGCCCTGTCGGGCTTCACAGCATTCCAAATGAGCATGGCCCAAAATTCACAGTCAAAGTAGAACGTGGTCCAGCCGCCCCAAAGTCAGAAACCCTTACCGCATACTGCAAATCCACCAGA
- a CDS encoding Dicarboxylate/amino acid:cation symporter (MaGe:77307734), with product MPMSSRGMPPLYTQVLIAVMCGVVLGVIFGQESYLGGLRNEQLGKLGLFVVTLLKTLAIPLIFFAILDALIRTSIPLRQGGKLLIICLVNVIVAMAIGLAIMNLWQPGLAWRGHVDELLHLVPGTAPSAAAMASVQAGADSPIEYLLSYIPRTLADPFFSNNIIGVVLLALIIGATLRLLQSKSRQVGGVLSAVAGAVERIYGWLVQILEWIILVVPLAVFGVVAAVVGKSGVGVFSVLWIFLAAMLAGLAIHALIYYPLVAWLVGKKNPRVYLGQGADAIMTAVSCNSSLATVPVTLRCLERMQVSAQSARLAACVGTNLNNDGITLYEAMAALFLAQALGFDLPMAKQILIVLASIIAGAGVAGIPEAGLIVLPLVLAAAGLPDQVIIAAIPLIMTVDWIIARARSGVNVLSDMLVAILLDVGQTTPATRPVGEPQESKSASSAKS from the coding sequence ATGCCCATGTCATCGCGCGGGATGCCGCCGCTCTATACGCAAGTACTTATCGCCGTCATGTGCGGGGTGGTGCTTGGTGTCATCTTCGGTCAAGAGAGCTATCTCGGCGGTTTGCGCAATGAACAGTTGGGTAAGCTCGGTCTCTTCGTTGTTACGCTGCTGAAGACGCTCGCGATTCCGCTCATCTTCTTTGCGATCCTCGACGCCCTTATTCGTACGAGCATTCCGCTGCGTCAGGGAGGCAAGTTACTAATCATTTGCCTGGTGAACGTCATCGTCGCCATGGCCATTGGCCTTGCGATCATGAATCTCTGGCAGCCGGGTCTCGCCTGGCGCGGGCATGTCGACGAGTTATTGCATCTCGTACCCGGCACTGCGCCCTCGGCGGCGGCGATGGCGAGTGTGCAGGCCGGGGCGGACAGCCCGATTGAATACCTTCTGTCCTATATTCCTCGCACCCTCGCGGATCCATTTTTCAGCAACAACATTATCGGCGTTGTTCTTCTCGCGTTGATAATTGGCGCGACGCTGCGGCTGCTGCAGAGCAAATCCAGGCAAGTGGGCGGAGTGCTGTCGGCAGTTGCTGGGGCGGTCGAGCGTATCTATGGGTGGCTCGTGCAGATTCTGGAGTGGATCATCCTGGTTGTGCCGCTTGCCGTCTTCGGCGTTGTGGCAGCCGTTGTCGGCAAATCGGGTGTCGGTGTCTTCTCTGTCCTCTGGATCTTCCTGGCGGCGATGCTCGCGGGCCTAGCCATTCACGCGCTTATCTATTATCCATTGGTCGCTTGGCTGGTGGGGAAGAAGAATCCGAGGGTTTATCTGGGGCAAGGAGCCGACGCCATCATGACGGCCGTCTCCTGCAACAGCAGCCTGGCCACCGTGCCTGTCACGCTGCGGTGCCTGGAGCGCATGCAGGTGTCCGCGCAATCGGCCCGTCTCGCGGCCTGTGTCGGCACGAATCTGAATAACGACGGCATCACGCTCTATGAAGCGATGGCCGCGCTGTTTCTCGCCCAGGCGTTGGGATTCGATTTGCCAATGGCGAAGCAGATTTTGATCGTCCTGGCCTCCATCATCGCAGGGGCCGGTGTCGCCGGCATTCCAGAGGCTGGACTGATTGTCCTGCCGCTTGTTTTGGCCGCCGCTGGTTTGCCGGATCAGGTCATCATCGCAGCGATTCCGTTGATCATGACCGTAGATTGGATTATCGCGCGTGCTCGCTCCGGTGTGAATGTCCTGAGCGACATGCTCGTTGCCATTCTCCTCGATGTCGGACAGACGACTCCAGCCACCAGGCCGGTTGGTGAGCCTCAGGAGTCTAAATCGGCCTCGTCTGCGAAGTCATAG
- a CDS encoding CDP-diacylglycerol--serine O-phosphatidyltransferase (MaGe:77307735), which produces MIRQFHLADFLTLANGACGLAAVLLSMRYMGNQSAAHFLAATALAPAALLFDWLDGRVARWRHMQSPLGRELDSLADVISFGVAPATLGFAAGLRGGWDWIVLMYFVCCGVSRLARYNVTAESLSAGKDKVAYFEGTPIPTTVLLTGILALAAWQDRLGEQLYWGVWNVGPWDLHPLSLLFVLSGSLMISTIRIPKL; this is translated from the coding sequence ATGATCCGCCAATTTCACTTGGCCGACTTTCTCACGCTGGCGAACGGCGCCTGTGGGCTTGCCGCGGTGCTATTGAGCATGCGGTATATGGGCAACCAGTCGGCAGCCCATTTTCTTGCCGCTACAGCCTTGGCGCCTGCGGCGCTGCTCTTCGACTGGCTCGATGGCCGAGTCGCCCGCTGGCGGCACATGCAATCGCCGCTTGGGCGTGAGTTGGATTCGCTGGCGGACGTCATCTCGTTTGGGGTTGCGCCCGCGACACTCGGATTTGCCGCAGGCCTGCGCGGAGGATGGGACTGGATTGTGCTGATGTATTTTGTATGCTGCGGAGTCAGCCGGCTGGCTCGGTATAATGTGACCGCTGAGAGTCTTTCCGCAGGGAAGGACAAAGTGGCCTACTTTGAAGGCACTCCCATTCCCACCACGGTACTGTTGACGGGTATTCTGGCCCTGGCTGCCTGGCAGGATCGGCTGGGCGAGCAGCTTTATTGGGGAGTCTGGAACGTTGGGCCTTGGGATCTGCACCCCTTGTCCTTGCTTTTCGTCCTCTCCGGAAGTTTGATGATCAGCACTATCCGCATTCCCAAGCTGTAG
- a CDS encoding hypothetical protein (Evidence 4 : Unknown function but conserved in other organisms; MaGe:77307736) encodes MTVQVGVNEAVSDELDVLKAVTADLDGGGIPYMVTGSMAANFYAVPRMTRDIDLVIELFERDVDRITRLFQQDYYIDRDMIERAVREHAMFNMIHNALVVKVDCVVRKETEYRREEFARRRAVSIAGQQVFMVSPEDLILSKLDWAKESRSEMQLTDVRNLLNSVQGLDTAYLSRWADRLGLASLYREVSA; translated from the coding sequence ATGACGGTTCAAGTAGGAGTGAATGAGGCCGTGAGCGACGAATTAGATGTACTCAAGGCAGTGACCGCCGACTTAGACGGGGGCGGTATTCCGTATATGGTAACCGGCTCAATGGCGGCAAACTTTTATGCCGTTCCTCGGATGACGCGCGATATCGATCTGGTCATTGAACTGTTTGAGCGGGATGTGGACCGTATCACGAGGTTGTTCCAACAGGACTACTATATCGACCGGGATATGATCGAGCGAGCCGTACGAGAGCATGCCATGTTCAACATGATTCACAACGCCCTGGTGGTCAAGGTAGACTGTGTCGTACGGAAAGAGACAGAATATCGGCGAGAAGAGTTTGCGCGGCGCCGTGCGGTCTCCATCGCAGGCCAGCAGGTTTTCATGGTGTCGCCTGAAGATCTCATTCTGTCCAAGCTGGATTGGGCCAAGGAGAGCCGATCTGAGATGCAATTAACGGATGTCCGGAACTTGCTCAATTCGGTCCAAGGCCTCGATACGGCGTATCTCTCTCGATGGGCAGACCGATTGGGCCTGGCATCACTCTACCGCGAGGTGTCAGCGTGA
- a CDS encoding hypothetical protein (Evidence 4 : Unknown function but conserved in other organisms; MaGe:77307737), with protein sequence MNDTSTDMDQRYRAMLMQRTGEERLVMGCAMGDTARALVEASLRGHDPQATIKTIRKGLFLRFYGHEFDPETRAKILVTIESAAFSIPG encoded by the coding sequence GTGAACGATACATCGACGGACATGGATCAGCGCTATCGTGCCATGCTCATGCAGCGGACGGGTGAGGAGCGGCTCGTCATGGGCTGTGCCATGGGGGACACCGCCCGCGCCCTCGTGGAGGCGTCCCTCAGAGGACACGACCCGCAAGCCACGATCAAGACCATTCGGAAAGGGCTCTTTCTGCGCTTCTATGGACATGAGTTCGATCCTGAAACCCGCGCCAAAATCCTTGTCACCATCGAGTCTGCTGCCTTTTCCATCCCAGGGTGA
- a CDS encoding conserved exported protein of unknown function (Evidence 4 : Unknown function but conserved in other organisms; MaGe:77307738), translating to MLQFRLLFLTLVLFLSSTTLASAEILALLNYESKPDQPARREGIAIMDIDPDSADFGKILMEIPLPSDLVAHHIFFNRDRSKAYVTALGKSLLHVIDLTRFPYRLRAIDVPDCQAGEDLVVSEDNQIWYLTCMGSSTVIMGDAVNDKPIKTISASDPAAALTLYPHGIAIHNGIDRILITSTFKPDMSEVGESVTLLEASTGKVLSTHKISSKPSPAKSAPVEIMFSPKADPPVVHITNMMEGTLWAGLWNYKSKSFIFHQVDDFGLRGQGMPLEMLYNAKGDRLYVTTAKPGFVNLYDNTDPRQPKFLQAIPAAPGAHHTVLSPDERYLFVQNSLLNLDGLSDGSVTVIDLSKGGKVLGSIDTLKAQGLNPNCIMLLPNHFQPNTLRVSP from the coding sequence GTGTTGCAATTTCGACTGCTCTTCTTGACCCTTGTGCTGTTCCTCTCCTCCACGACTCTTGCGTCGGCGGAAATTCTTGCCCTCTTGAACTATGAGAGTAAGCCGGATCAGCCGGCGCGGCGCGAAGGCATCGCCATCATGGATATCGATCCCGACTCTGCGGACTTCGGGAAGATCTTGATGGAGATTCCCCTACCGTCCGATCTCGTCGCGCATCATATTTTCTTCAACCGCGACCGGAGCAAGGCCTATGTCACGGCCTTGGGGAAAAGTCTTTTACATGTCATCGACCTCACCCGCTTCCCCTATCGCCTGCGCGCGATTGACGTGCCGGACTGCCAGGCTGGCGAGGATCTCGTTGTATCGGAGGATAACCAGATCTGGTACCTCACCTGCATGGGATCGAGCACTGTGATCATGGGCGATGCGGTGAACGACAAGCCGATTAAAACGATCAGCGCCTCCGACCCGGCCGCAGCCCTTACTCTCTACCCACACGGCATTGCGATTCACAACGGGATTGACCGGATCCTGATCACCAGCACCTTCAAACCGGATATGTCCGAAGTGGGCGAGTCGGTCACCCTGCTAGAAGCGAGTACGGGAAAGGTATTATCCACCCACAAAATCTCATCCAAACCATCCCCAGCTAAATCCGCTCCCGTGGAAATCATGTTTTCCCCGAAGGCCGACCCCCCAGTGGTGCATATCACGAACATGATGGAAGGGACGCTCTGGGCGGGCCTGTGGAATTACAAAAGCAAGTCATTCATCTTCCATCAGGTGGATGACTTCGGACTGCGGGGGCAAGGCATGCCGCTGGAAATGCTCTACAACGCGAAGGGAGACCGCTTGTACGTCACCACGGCCAAACCGGGATTCGTCAATCTGTACGATAATACCGATCCGCGGCAACCGAAGTTCCTCCAAGCGATTCCTGCCGCTCCTGGCGCCCATCATACGGTGCTGTCTCCAGACGAGCGCTACCTGTTCGTCCAAAACAGCCTGCTCAATCTGGACGGCCTGAGCGATGGCTCCGTCACGGTCATCGACTTATCGAAAGGCGGAAAGGTCCTGGGCAGCATCGACACGTTGAAAGCGCAGGGGCTCAACCCCAACTGCATCATGCTGCTGCCGAACCATTTTCAGCCCAACACTCTGCGCGTGAGCCCGTGA
- a CDS encoding hypothetical protein (Evidence 4 : Unknown function but conserved in other organisms; MaGe:77307739), which yields MGVFRRPELEKDNPVAPQMYVGPRRRLALARASTPQISAQDAVVKVLQVLTVAAERFVATVPASKKPHKARTVLLKAIAQAQRHLPDEPRR from the coding sequence ATGGGAGTGTTTCGACGGCCTGAGTTGGAAAAGGATAACCCGGTTGCGCCGCAGATGTATGTGGGGCCCAGGAGAAGGCTTGCGCTGGCTCGCGCGTCGACGCCGCAGATTTCGGCGCAGGATGCCGTCGTTAAGGTATTGCAGGTTCTGACTGTGGCGGCAGAGCGATTTGTGGCAACGGTGCCGGCCTCGAAGAAGCCGCACAAGGCGCGAACGGTCTTGCTAAAGGCGATCGCGCAGGCGCAGCGCCACTTGCCGGACGAGCCGCGGCGCTGA
- a CDS encoding hypothetical protein (Evidence 5 : Unknown function; MaGe:77307740), translating into MFDGLDQFLAVIGAIVCPVVVIGGAYRLWQLGVRGWLDALNTRVARVYWKVPKRTLVVLPAQASNVWWEMGQKDGAPCMQVVGEFFFTNISSEPVLVPKTYLVAYGAR; encoded by the coding sequence ATGTTCGACGGGCTGGATCAATTCTTGGCTGTTATTGGAGCGATCGTTTGCCCGGTCGTGGTGATCGGCGGTGCGTACCGGCTGTGGCAGCTTGGGGTGCGTGGCTGGCTGGATGCGCTCAATACACGTGTGGCGAGAGTGTATTGGAAGGTGCCGAAGCGCACGTTGGTGGTGTTGCCGGCGCAGGCCTCCAATGTGTGGTGGGAGATGGGGCAGAAGGATGGTGCACCTTGCATGCAGGTGGTTGGGGAGTTTTTCTTTACGAATATTAGCAGCGAGCCGGTGCTAGTACCCAAGACCTACTTAGTGGCCTATGGGGCGCGGTAG
- a CDS encoding hypothetical protein (Evidence 4 : Unknown function but conserved in other organisms; MaGe:77307741) translates to MEIFNATHRRQFYEGHRSIALLMIVLVFFSPFAGLYVAALFGAVIGVLCSFAAYYLIPFIWRKIGG, encoded by the coding sequence ATGGAGATCTTCAACGCTACACACCGCCGGCAGTTTTACGAAGGTCATCGGTCGATTGCCCTCTTGATGATCGTGCTCGTGTTTTTCTCTCCCTTTGCCGGGCTCTATGTGGCCGCCTTGTTTGGCGCGGTCATCGGGGTGCTGTGTTCCTTCGCCGCCTATTATCTAATCCCTTTTATCTGGCGCAAGATCGGCGGTTGA
- a CDS encoding hypothetical protein (Evidence 4 : Unknown function but conserved in other organisms; MaGe:77307742), which produces MNTEAPSIFRPTNKIRVEVIYSPHNLCYICHIDLQLFTPKGGEVLMATKKAAAKKPVKKAAAKKKK; this is translated from the coding sequence ATGAACACGGAAGCTCCGTCCATTTTCAGACCGACCAATAAAATCCGCGTGGAAGTAATTTACTCGCCGCACAATCTCTGCTATATCTGTCACATCGACTTACAACTTTTTACACCGAAGGGGGGTGAAGTACTCATGGCCACGAAGAAAGCAGCAGCGAAGAAGCCTGTAAAAAAGGCTGCCGCGAAGAAGAAGAAGTAG
- a CDS encoding SDR family oxidoreductase (MaGe:77307743), with protein sequence MLSGNGKAVVITGASTGIGAACARHLDRLGFTVFAGVRRIEDGESLKAKGSARLQPILLDVTDADSIEQARVRISEQVRPQELAGLVNNAGIAVVGPLEAVPIADLRRQFEVNVIGQVAATQAFLPLLRQGRGRIVNMGSIAGRAAMPVMGPYSASKFALEAVTDALRLEVQQWGIKVSIVEPGAIATPIWTKSGSKAEELEAGTSEELKTLYAGVIAGVRARVVEAAARAIPPDAVSDAVVHALTAAHPKTRYLVGRDAKVRALMIKLLPDRWSDRLMTWILKLPH encoded by the coding sequence ATGTTGAGCGGCAATGGGAAGGCCGTGGTGATCACCGGCGCGTCGACTGGGATTGGCGCGGCTTGCGCGCGGCATCTCGACCGGCTTGGTTTTACGGTGTTCGCCGGGGTCCGTCGGATTGAGGATGGTGAGTCTCTGAAAGCGAAGGGATCGGCACGACTTCAGCCCATTTTGCTGGACGTGACCGATGCGGACTCAATCGAACAGGCGCGGGTGCGGATTAGCGAGCAAGTTAGGCCGCAAGAGTTGGCGGGATTAGTGAATAACGCGGGAATCGCCGTGGTTGGTCCGCTAGAGGCCGTACCGATTGCCGATCTGCGCCGGCAGTTTGAGGTGAATGTGATTGGGCAGGTTGCGGCGACTCAAGCCTTTCTCCCGCTGCTTCGCCAGGGGCGCGGGCGAATCGTGAATATGGGCTCGATTGCCGGCCGCGCCGCAATGCCGGTGATGGGGCCCTATTCGGCGTCGAAGTTCGCATTGGAAGCGGTGACGGATGCGTTGCGCCTCGAAGTGCAGCAGTGGGGGATCAAAGTCTCTATTGTGGAGCCTGGCGCGATTGCGACGCCGATTTGGACGAAGTCGGGCTCGAAGGCCGAAGAATTAGAGGCGGGTACGTCGGAAGAGTTGAAGACCCTCTATGCCGGAGTGATTGCAGGGGTCCGGGCACGCGTGGTTGAGGCAGCGGCAAGGGCGATTCCCCCCGATGCCGTGTCGGATGCCGTCGTTCATGCCTTAACGGCTGCCCATCCCAAAACCCGGTATCTCGTGGGGCGCGATGCGAAGGTGCGGGCGCTGATGATCAAGCTGTTGCCGGACCGATGGTCGGACCGGCTCATGACGTGGATTCTGAAGTTGCCTCACTGA
- a CDS encoding hypothetical protein (Evidence 4 : Unknown function but conserved in other organisms; MaGe:77307744) has product MTRWQHISTWLLVWLLAWAVPTDALALEKYGRPLPSMSDPDDADRESEESLFAGYLLTGAFVKNPSFAARPDNSGLVGLRHMLHLETDLYKQYLTFYTDQNFFSDRTNGWIELSEWDSTYAFTGVVDHFGWRLQYERDAPIDRRGIKQSYADGMITAKLQSAQDMAWWRRLFPNQSLTMYGGAGWLFHNSNYFARPDNTGRALFRYVAHADLDLYKNKVVLYGDVNFFTDRDSSNQARPTEMDWIVGLALRWRDHMELAVYHEQDQPLDKPGLVQKYLAVQLRFSFDVSKGDVGLSRVKPGNTIQ; this is encoded by the coding sequence ATGACGCGTTGGCAGCATATCTCGACCTGGCTCCTCGTCTGGCTCCTCGCTTGGGCCGTCCCCACAGATGCCCTGGCGCTGGAAAAGTACGGCCGCCCTCTGCCGTCCATGAGCGACCCCGACGACGCGGACCGCGAGTCCGAGGAAAGTCTCTTCGCTGGATACCTGCTCACCGGCGCCTTTGTAAAAAACCCCTCCTTTGCCGCCAGACCGGACAACAGCGGCCTCGTCGGCCTTCGCCACATGCTCCATCTTGAAACGGATCTCTATAAGCAGTACCTGACCTTCTATACAGACCAGAACTTCTTTTCAGATCGAACAAACGGCTGGATCGAACTCAGCGAATGGGACAGCACATATGCGTTCACCGGCGTGGTCGATCACTTTGGCTGGCGGCTTCAATATGAGCGTGATGCGCCCATCGATCGCCGAGGCATCAAACAGTCCTATGCCGACGGCATGATCACGGCCAAACTGCAATCGGCCCAAGATATGGCCTGGTGGCGGCGGCTGTTTCCCAATCAGAGCCTGACGATGTACGGCGGAGCCGGCTGGCTCTTCCATAACAGCAATTACTTCGCGCGGCCCGACAATACCGGGCGCGCCCTCTTCCGCTACGTCGCCCACGCCGATCTCGACCTCTATAAAAACAAAGTCGTGCTGTATGGAGACGTCAACTTCTTTACCGACCGGGACAGCAGCAATCAGGCCAGACCGACCGAGATGGATTGGATTGTGGGGCTCGCCCTGCGCTGGCGCGATCACATGGAACTGGCCGTCTACCATGAACAGGATCAGCCGCTAGATAAGCCGGGACTTGTCCAAAAATACTTGGCCGTGCAATTGCGCTTTTCGTTCGATGTCTCGAAAGGCGATGTAGGATTGAGCCGGGTGAAACCCGGCAATACCATTCAGTGA
- a CDS encoding hypothetical protein (Evidence 4 : Unknown function but conserved in other organisms; MaGe:77307745) has product MQPTLADQISAFWRKPHWIASCARSASAILSGLLGLLTIAGCATAATVGEYPNQQKVIGKSKADILACAGNPVKAQTRNDVVLLQYYKEAPVLEESQPVGKGSMSTIRHGCWATVVLMDDRVTDVRYRFAPPSIDASNDCEAIFDPCAQ; this is encoded by the coding sequence ATGCAACCAACACTAGCGGATCAGATATCAGCGTTTTGGCGAAAGCCACACTGGATCGCATCCTGCGCGCGCTCTGCCTCGGCGATTCTCTCAGGCCTGCTGGGACTGCTGACTATCGCCGGCTGCGCAACCGCGGCCACGGTCGGCGAATATCCAAATCAGCAAAAAGTCATCGGCAAGTCGAAAGCCGACATCCTCGCCTGCGCGGGCAATCCGGTGAAGGCACAGACCCGTAACGACGTCGTCCTCCTTCAATATTACAAAGAAGCGCCGGTGCTCGAAGAGTCCCAACCGGTTGGGAAAGGCAGTATGTCCACGATCCGGCATGGCTGCTGGGCCACCGTGGTGCTAATGGACGATCGTGTGACCGACGTTCGGTATCGGTTCGCGCCTCCGAGCATCGATGCCTCCAACGACTGCGAAGCGATCTTCGATCCCTGCGCGCAATAG
- a CDS encoding hypothetical protein (Evidence 5 : Unknown function; MaGe:77307746), translated as MPHLTPCKPNRSILDATNTSGSDISVLAKATLDRILRALCLGDSLRPAGTADYRRLRNRGHGRRISKSAKSHRQVESRHPRLRGQSGEGTDP; from the coding sequence TTGCCTCATCTCACGCCCTGCAAGCCAAACCGGTCCATACTCGATGCAACCAACACTAGCGGATCAGATATCAGCGTTTTGGCGAAAGCCACACTGGATCGCATCCTGCGCGCGCTCTGCCTCGGCGATTCTCTCAGGCCTGCTGGGACTGCTGACTATCGCCGGCTGCGCAACCGCGGCCACGGTCGGCGAATATCCAAATCAGCAAAAAGTCATCGGCAAGTCGAAAGCCGACATCCTCGCCTGCGCGGGCAATCCGGTGAAGGCACAGACCCGTAA
- a CDS encoding hypothetical protein (Evidence 4 : Unknown function but conserved in other organisms; MaGe:77307747) translates to MLTHPTSGLRLFAVLAVLLSTPIMIGTPSMATAAGLIEIAELLAHPEQYDHQDVMVSGAVTNVQLATNRQGQPAYGFLLKDQMGTLKVISLGQADVREGDQVIVEGVFNRLRQVGRSIVYNEIKALSVKPLNRLNPDLVG, encoded by the coding sequence ATGCTGACACATCCCACTAGCGGTCTTCGTCTCTTCGCAGTCCTTGCCGTACTCTTGTCCACGCCGATCATGATCGGCACACCTTCGATGGCAACCGCGGCGGGCCTGATTGAAATCGCGGAATTGCTGGCACACCCCGAACAATACGACCACCAAGATGTCATGGTGAGCGGTGCCGTCACGAATGTGCAATTGGCCACCAATCGCCAAGGGCAACCAGCCTACGGGTTCCTGCTGAAAGACCAGATGGGGACGCTCAAAGTGATCAGCCTCGGCCAGGCCGATGTTCGTGAAGGAGACCAGGTCATTGTCGAAGGCGTCTTCAACCGTCTGCGTCAAGTCGGACGCTCAATCGTCTACAATGAAATTAAAGCGCTGTCGGTGAAACCGCTCAATCGCTTGAACCCAGACCTTGTCGGATAG